TACCGCGCCTGGGAAGACTCCGGCGCCACGGGTCTCACGATCAGCACGGCTCAGGACGAGGCGCTGGAGCTGATGGCCGAGATCGCCCAGGCCGAGCCGGTGAGGTAGGAGATCGCGCCGGGCTAGCCGGCGGCGATCGGCACGCTCGCCTCACCGACCATAACGGCCTGGCCCTGCGCGTTCTCGCAGCGCACCTCGAGCGCCAGACGATCGACTGCGGCGGCGCCGTCCGCTTCGGCGACCTCGGCGATCGGAAAGAGCACGTCATCGGGGTAGACGGGCGCGGTCCACTTCACAGAGTATCGTCCGCCCGCCAGCCAGCGCATGCCGAACGCCTGGCAGAGCAGCTCGCTGGCGTAGGCGGCGTGCATCAGGCCGTGGTCGATCGGCGCGCGGTAGCCAAGCGCCGCGGCGTAGGGCGCGTCATAGTGCACCACGTCGTGGTCGCCGTTCAGCCGGCCGTACCAGTCGATCAGCGCCTGCGAGATCGCGATGCCCTGCTCCAGTTCCAGTCGCGCGCCGGGCAGCATGGCGCCGGTTGGCTCCTTCAGGCGCAGCGGCGTCACCGGCACGCCGCCGGGCGGCTCCGGTCCGGGCCGGCGCATTTCAGGCGTGGTCGCCTGGTGCTCGCGCCGCGGCAGGGTGAAGGTGTTGCTCGCGCGCGTCAGCAGCCGGCCGCCGGCATCCTCGCTGAACTCGGCCCGCCAGGAGACGTACTGGCGGCCGCGGCGTTCGCTCGTCTCCGTGATCTCACCGCTGCCGCTGATGCTCATGCCCGGCGCCCAGGGCTGCAGGAGTTCGAAGGCTGCGTGGGTGAGCACTAGCCCCTGCACCGGCGGAAAGGTGCGGTAGAGCAGCGCCAGCAAAAACAGCGCGGGCGCGGTGGCCGGCGCGAGGGGGCCGGTCTCGCCCGGTGGCGCGTGGTACCAGGCCAGCTCGGCGCCCAGCAGCCGCGCGTACTCGTCCACGACCGCGGCGTCGAGCGTGAACGGCATGGGCGCGAGCCGGGCGCCGGCGCGGAACGCCTCGAACGGCGTGCCCGGCTGCTCGCCTTCCTTCGGGCGGATCGCGGACGGCTGCGTCATGGTCCGAGCCTTCTCCTGTCAGGCGAGGGCCGGGGCGAATGCCCCGCTACGGCGTGC
The genomic region above belongs to Dehalococcoidia bacterium and contains:
- a CDS encoding MaoC family dehydratase — translated: MTQPSAIRPKEGEQPGTPFEAFRAGARLAPMPFTLDAAVVDEYARLLGAELAWYHAPPGETGPLAPATAPALFLLALLYRTFPPVQGLVLTHAAFELLQPWAPGMSISGSGEITETSERRGRQYVSWRAEFSEDAGGRLLTRASNTFTLPRREHQATTPEMRRPGPEPPGGVPVTPLRLKEPTGAMLPGARLELEQGIAISQALIDWYGRLNGDHDVVHYDAPYAAALGYRAPIDHGLMHAAYASELLCQAFGMRWLAGGRYSVKWTAPVYPDDVLFPIAEVAEADGAAAVDRLALEVRCENAQGQAVMVGEASVPIAAG